From Triticum aestivum cultivar Chinese Spring chromosome 4A, IWGSC CS RefSeq v2.1, whole genome shotgun sequence, a single genomic window includes:
- the LOC123084212 gene encoding receptor-like protein kinase HSL1, with protein sequence MADNEADKKKASTDVEAAAAAVVLAWPAGGKPNLTSLHPAPRRVRLLVLLPILLIVPSSICKPKLRVMANSHLTHNTIIVHKLSLVLLICSIPGYNCEAMGRKAEMATLLSLERHWGKQTTISWSSMNTGQCNWDGAICNLDGLVTGISLGGYKLDKPIPSEICSLKNLTHIDLSHNNIPGSFPVVLFSCSSLEHLDLSYNSFVGSLPLNLHLLSEKISYLNLESNSLSSSIPSSVYQLSSLQVLKLSFNTFASHRISPHFENLTNLQELSMRNMNIVGEIPDTMFKLTQLRILDLSCNTLNGTIPTGIWRMRNLEFLHLQSNSLSGRIPDDSRRLLNLSQLTTLDLSSNKLNGTIPSVIWRMQNLDSLDLHNNCLSGRIPDDSRRLHNLSQLTTLDLSSNTLNGTIPSGLWRMQNMESLDLHNNSLTGRIPYDFCKLKKLSWFLLNNNLLSGPLPENVTRFLSNPGLCSSNHFGNLPACTRLHLKMYVVLLMAFGSTILICTGLIGFTKIKAFFCKKKDDAPSPRWKLTAFQAIDYDIQGIICSLIDANLVGSGGSGKVYKICLGDENSEVIAVKQIWSSSGREHDVLEKQFQAEIEILGSIRHANIVKLLGYISSSESKLLIYEYMENGSLYEWLHQKDDPTSSTTRQLLNWPTRMSIAIDAARGLCYMHHGCSPAIAHRDVKSSNILLDLQFRAKVADFGLARALLKAGEPESASAVVGSFGYIAPEFGSSRKMNEKVDVYSFGVVLLELVTGRYANGGGGYENLAQWAWRQFHQDEDIHLTNLIDPDVRDPAYSHEVQLVLKLGLICTGTNPSSRPSMKQVLQVLQR encoded by the exons ATGGCTGACAACGAAGCCGACAAGAAGAAGGCCTCGACCGATGTCGAggctgccgctgccgccgtcgtGTTGGCCTGGCCAGCCGGAGG GAAACCTAACTTGACCAGTCTTCATCCAGCTCCACGAAGAGTGAGGTTGCTAGTACTACTTCCCATCTTGTTGATCGTACCATCCTCGATCTGCAAGCCCAAGCTGAGAGTCATGGCAAATTCGCACCTTACTCACAATACCATCATCGTCCACAAGCTATCTCTAGTCCTCCTCATTTGCTCCATCCCCGGGTACAACTGTGAAGCTATGGGCAGGAAGGCTGAAATGGCAACACTTCTGAGCCTCGAGAGACACTGGGGCAAACAGACCACCATCAGCTGGAGCTCCATGAACACAGGCCAGTGTAATTGGGATGGAGCCATTTGTAATTTGGATGGCCTTGTTACAGGTATTTCACTCGGAGGCTACAAACTTGACAAGCCAATTCCCTCAGAAATTTGCTCGCTCAAGAATCTTACACACATCGACCTGTCGCACAACAACATTCCAGGTTCTTTCCCTGTGGTACTTTTCAGTTGCTCAAGCCTTGAGCATCTGGACCTCTCGTACAATTCTTTTGTTGGTAGTCTCCCATTAAATCTCCATCTACTGTCGGAAAAGATTTCCTACCTTAACCTTGAATCGAATAGTTTATCCAGTAGTATTCCAAGTTCAGTCTACCAGCTTTCATCCCTACAAGTTCTGAAACTGTCTTTCAATACCTTTGCTTCACACAGAATCAGTCCACACTTTGAAAATTTGACAAACCTACAAGAGTTGTCAATGCGTAATATGAATATAGTTGGTGAAATTCCAGACACTATGTTCAAGCTGACCCAACTTAGAATCTTAGATTTGTCTTGTAACACGCTCAATGGAACAATACCTACTGGGATTTGGAGAATGCGGAATCTAGAGTTTCTTCATCTACAAAGTAACTCTCTCTCCGGTCGCATACCAGATGATTCCCGTAGGCTCCTGAATCTGTCCCAACTTACAACCTTAGATTTGTCTTCTAACAAACTCAATGGGACAATACCTAGTGTGATTTGGAGAATGCAGAATCTGGACTCCCTCGATCTACACAATAACTGTCTCTCCGGTCGCATACCAGATGATTCCCGTAGGCTCCACAATCTGTCCCAACTTACAACCTTAGATTTGTCTTCTAACACACTAAATGGGACAATACCCAGTGGGCTTTGGCGAATGCAGAATATGGAGTCGCTTGATCTGCACAATAACTCTCTAACCGGTCGCATACCATATGATTTCTGTAAGCTCAAGAAACTGTCCTGGTTTTTATTGAACAACAATCTTCTATCCGGCCCACTACCAGAAAACGTTACACG CTTTCTTTCCAATCCCGGCTTATGTTCCTCCAACCACTTTGGAAACCTACCTGCGTGCACCAGATTGCACTTGAAGATGTATGTAGTCCTCCTCATGGCCTTTGGTTCAACCATTCTCATATGCACAGGGCTGATTGGTTTTACTAAGATCAAGGCATTTTTCTGTAAGAAAAAAGATGACGCCCCGTCTCCACGGTGGAAGCTGACGGCCTTCCAAGCTATTGATTATGACATTCAAGGCATCATTTGCAGCCTCATTGATGCAAACCTTGTCGGCAGCGGTGGTTCAGGAAAGGTGTATAAGATCTGCCTTGGTGATGAAAACAGTGAGGTTATAGCTGTCAAGCAAATATGGAGTAGCAGCGGACGGGAACATGATGTGCTGGAAAAGCAGTTTCAAGCTGAAATTGAGATTCTTGGATCCATCCGACATGCCAATATTGTAAAGTTGCTTGGCTACATTTCAAGCTCTGAATCAAAGCTCCTCATATACGAATACATGGAGAACGGTAGCCTGTATGAATGGTTGCATCAGAAAGATGATCCGACTAGTAGTACAACTAGACAGTTGTTGAACTGGCCGACAAGGATGTCAATAGCAATCGATGCAGCAAGGGGGCTGTGTTACATGCACCATGGTTGCTCTCCTGCTATAGCACACCGTGATGTGAAGTCCAGCAACATCCTACTGGATCTTCAGTTCAGAGCAAAGGTTGCGGACTTTGGCCTAGCTCGCGCATTGCTTAAAGCTGGTGAGCCAGAGTCGGCCTCGGCGGTGGTTGGGTCCTTCGGATACATAGCTCCAG AGTTTGGAAGCTCGAGAAAGATGAATGAGAAAGTTGATGTGTACAGCTTTGGGGTGGTTCTCTTGGAGCTGGTAACAGGGAGGTATGCAAATGGTGGGGGCGGGTACGAGAATTTGGCGCAATGGGCATGGAGGCAATTTCATCAAGATGAGGACATCCATTTGACAAATCTGATAGATCCAGATGTTCGAGATCCAGCCTACTCGCATGAGGTACAACTGGTGTTGAAGCTAGGGCTAATTTGCACGGGCACAAACCCATCTTCAAGGCCGTCGATGAAGCAGGTTCTGCAGGTCCTACAACGCTGA